A window of Shewanella mesophila contains these coding sequences:
- a CDS encoding diguanylate cyclase domain-containing protein, with amino-acid sequence MNTICQYLVEHAISKEKEDIRKNLTLVRFNFEASVYMDSYLADSLATVTTIDPEFARKNWARIATKLLAKAKYVRSVAFAPNNVITLVYPEKGNERAIGFDFRTQPEQLKTVLIAKERQGVFIAGPVNLVQGGIGLIARYPIFSDSPLNTNYWGTVSVVMDYEKLLNETGLTRFQGANIALRKQVLPDETSQVFYGEDTIFDQPDIQYPIQLPSGIWQLAAKFDIDNHQQIQRINNIALVIGWLTTLLIYAMMILFYRHYKHTHNAALEDELTQLPNRRFMINLLNKLITEGSNNATFTLLNIDLNGFKQVNDELGHEAGDELLKHIAKLLVSETSPYGTVARFGGDEFLILLRNISDASQIEALITQLRETIEASYLSWGETQIIPSLSIGFAMFEGQITTVKQLLSNADKSMYAHKRRARNKKAS; translated from the coding sequence GTGAACACAATATGTCAGTACTTGGTAGAGCATGCGATCTCCAAAGAGAAAGAAGATATTCGTAAGAATTTGACATTAGTTCGATTTAATTTCGAAGCCTCCGTCTATATGGATAGCTACCTAGCCGATAGCTTAGCCACAGTAACCACCATTGACCCAGAGTTTGCCAGGAAAAATTGGGCGAGGATAGCGACAAAATTATTAGCTAAAGCCAAATATGTTCGCAGCGTCGCATTCGCCCCCAACAACGTGATCACCCTGGTTTATCCCGAAAAAGGAAACGAGCGAGCAATAGGGTTTGATTTCAGGACCCAGCCAGAGCAACTCAAAACCGTCTTGATAGCGAAGGAAAGACAAGGCGTCTTTATTGCGGGCCCCGTTAACTTAGTCCAAGGAGGCATAGGACTCATTGCTCGCTACCCAATTTTCTCAGACTCTCCCTTAAACACTAACTATTGGGGAACGGTCAGCGTCGTCATGGACTATGAGAAACTACTTAACGAAACGGGATTAACCCGTTTTCAAGGCGCTAACATTGCATTGCGTAAACAAGTATTACCCGATGAAACTAGCCAGGTATTTTACGGCGAAGATACCATATTTGATCAGCCAGACATACAATATCCCATCCAACTACCCAGCGGAATCTGGCAACTTGCAGCTAAGTTTGACATTGACAATCACCAACAAATTCAACGCATTAATAACATTGCGCTCGTCATTGGCTGGCTGACAACTTTGCTTATCTACGCCATGATGATCTTGTTCTACAGACATTATAAACATACCCATAACGCTGCACTTGAAGATGAACTGACGCAATTACCCAATAGACGCTTCATGATTAATCTACTCAATAAATTAATCACCGAGGGCAGCAATAATGCGACGTTTACACTACTCAATATTGATCTAAACGGTTTCAAACAGGTAAATGACGAATTAGGACACGAGGCCGGAGATGAGCTACTCAAACATATCGCCAAACTCCTGGTCTCGGAAACCTCGCCATACGGAACCGTGGCTCGCTTTGGGGGGGACGAATTCTTAATACTATTAAGAAATATTTCCGATGCTTCACAGATAGAAGCGCTTATTACTCAACTCCGTGAAACCATAGAAGCGAGTTACCTTAGCTGGGGCGAGACACAAATCATCCCGTCGTTAAGCATAGGTTTTGCCATGTTTGAAGGCCAAATCACTACAGTTAAACAGCTGTTATCCAATGCGGATAAGAGCATGTACGCACACAAGCGCCGGGCTAGAAATAAGAAAGCATCATAG
- a CDS encoding DUF2062 domain-containing protein, protein MPKKIIERFMPKPETLQNHKHLQMFGKLLHKPNLWALNRRSAPMAFAVGLFVAWIPMPFQMVLAAALAIVFNCNLPIAVALVWITNPITMPFMFYAAYLFGAKLLSHPPQRFVFEANWQWIESSLSTIGPPFLLGCLVFGVIFAAVGYFTVHNLWKYSILFKWKNRTK, encoded by the coding sequence ATGCCAAAAAAAATCATTGAAAGGTTTATGCCAAAGCCTGAAACGCTGCAAAATCATAAGCACTTGCAGATGTTTGGTAAACTGCTACATAAACCAAATTTATGGGCGCTTAATCGCCGTTCAGCTCCGATGGCATTTGCCGTCGGATTATTTGTTGCGTGGATACCTATGCCATTTCAGATGGTGTTAGCCGCAGCACTTGCTATTGTATTCAATTGTAATCTCCCCATAGCCGTTGCATTGGTTTGGATAACGAATCCAATCACTATGCCATTTATGTTCTACGCGGCTTATCTATTTGGTGCAAAGCTACTAAGTCATCCACCACAGCGATTCGTATTCGAAGCCAATTGGCAATGGATTGAATCATCACTCTCTACCATAGGCCCACCATTTCTATTAGGTTGTTTGGTTTTTGGGGTTATTTTTGCTGCTGTAGGCTATTTTACGGTCCATAATCTGTGGAAATACTCCATTTTATTTAAATGGAAAAACCGCACAAAATAG
- a CDS encoding DNA internalization-related competence protein ComEC/Rec2, whose protein sequence is MFGYCATIISALLWPSLLSASQAWYCIGAALVLLRWSRLIAGGLFAVAWISLFCHQLLVFNSIDNDANISVRAEIISLVYRNSDWISADIRVLDNNSSILVTQYMRVAWPLAAKANVGEQWQLKIKPKSISSPLNQGGFNRQRYYLSKHIIGKGKVVAAERIEVAAGVRSSLISQFTQTVSGFQNGDLILALMLGNKQLITTDHWQGLKQSGTGHLISISGLHLSVLALWCIALMRIALSRFRPTPTANNLHLAAMFALLACFVYAYLAGFALPTQRALIMLGLVIILSVLRRYSTPFERLLWALFVVLLLDPVSMMSAGFWLSFSALAIILGFSHAQSREISTEVTSLWQRFKLSVSQLWSLQWRLSLLLGVLQMLLFGGAAPLSLLFNVIFVPWFSLVVIPLTFILMLCYLISGGSEVVTTALLTLLDSTISPLTWSFSLLQSFPYGWVSVSSQLSVVVVYALLALLILRIITKSMWRCLLTILLLPGLLLLLKPWSDDFRHDWKLHLLDVGQGLSAVIEKQGRVVIYDTGAAFGSNFSYAKQAIIPFLQYRGITDVDYLILSHGDNDHAGGADDIIAQYPQLQLITDLDYHQAMECRPSTFYWQALTVRILGPTSPMSGNNGSCVVQFSDGVREVLLPGDIEIDAEQALIKQYGDSLSSELRSSVLVAPHHGSNTSSSNGFISAVSPDLVFYPAGLNNRYGFPKSEVVSRYENAGVTQYSLDVNGQLSVIFEQDGVKVNSFRYDISPFWYNRVFEFGVFGNTE, encoded by the coding sequence ATGTTTGGCTACTGTGCGACCATTATTTCGGCACTTCTGTGGCCGTCTTTACTTTCTGCGTCCCAAGCTTGGTATTGTATTGGGGCTGCGCTTGTACTTCTACGCTGGTCAAGGCTAATAGCGGGTGGTTTGTTCGCTGTAGCTTGGATCAGCTTGTTTTGTCACCAATTATTAGTATTTAATTCTATCGATAATGACGCAAACATATCAGTAAGGGCCGAAATCATATCACTAGTTTATCGAAACAGCGACTGGATAAGTGCTGATATTCGTGTATTGGATAACAATTCTTCTATCTTAGTAACTCAATATATGCGAGTTGCTTGGCCATTAGCGGCAAAAGCGAATGTGGGTGAACAGTGGCAATTGAAAATAAAACCCAAGTCTATTTCAAGTCCACTTAATCAAGGGGGCTTTAATCGTCAACGTTATTATTTGTCTAAACATATTATAGGAAAAGGTAAGGTCGTTGCCGCAGAACGTATTGAGGTCGCGGCAGGAGTGCGTTCATCGTTGATTAGCCAATTCACTCAAACGGTTAGTGGGTTTCAAAATGGTGATCTAATTTTGGCGTTGATGCTTGGAAATAAGCAATTGATCACCACAGATCATTGGCAAGGGCTGAAACAGAGTGGTACTGGGCACCTTATCTCTATTTCAGGATTGCATCTGTCGGTGTTAGCCCTGTGGTGTATTGCTTTGATGCGTATAGCCCTGAGTCGATTTCGACCGACTCCGACGGCGAACAATCTTCACCTTGCTGCCATGTTTGCGCTATTAGCGTGTTTCGTTTATGCCTACCTCGCTGGATTTGCCTTGCCGACTCAAAGAGCGCTAATCATGCTTGGGCTTGTTATTATACTAAGCGTTTTACGGCGATATTCGACCCCTTTTGAGCGCTTGCTTTGGGCATTGTTTGTGGTGTTGTTGCTTGATCCTGTCAGTATGATGAGTGCAGGCTTTTGGCTCTCTTTTAGCGCATTGGCCATTATATTAGGCTTTAGTCATGCACAGAGTAGAGAAATATCAACTGAGGTCACCTCCCTTTGGCAGCGGTTCAAGTTAAGTGTTAGCCAGCTCTGGTCACTGCAGTGGCGCTTAAGTTTACTGCTGGGGGTGTTGCAGATGTTGCTGTTTGGCGGTGCAGCCCCTTTATCTTTGCTGTTTAACGTAATCTTTGTGCCTTGGTTTAGCCTAGTGGTTATCCCGCTGACGTTTATCCTTATGCTTTGCTATCTGATCTCCGGAGGTTCGGAGGTGGTCACTACGGCGCTTTTAACACTGTTAGATAGCACGATAAGCCCACTTACTTGGAGTTTTTCGCTGTTGCAGTCGTTTCCCTATGGCTGGGTCTCGGTGTCATCTCAATTGTCTGTCGTTGTCGTCTACGCCTTACTCGCCCTTCTTATATTGCGGATCATCACCAAGTCTATGTGGCGTTGTCTCCTTACCATATTGTTGTTACCTGGTTTGTTGCTATTACTAAAGCCTTGGTCTGATGATTTTCGTCATGACTGGAAATTACATTTGTTAGATGTTGGTCAAGGCTTAAGTGCTGTGATTGAAAAGCAAGGTCGGGTCGTTATTTATGATACTGGGGCTGCTTTTGGCTCCAATTTCAGTTACGCGAAACAGGCTATTATTCCATTTTTGCAATATCGTGGGATTACGGATGTAGATTATTTGATCCTGAGTCATGGAGATAATGATCATGCTGGTGGAGCAGATGACATAATCGCGCAATATCCTCAACTTCAGTTGATCACAGATCTCGACTATCACCAAGCGATGGAGTGCAGGCCATCGACGTTTTATTGGCAGGCGTTAACGGTGCGCATATTAGGCCCGACTTCCCCTATGTCTGGCAACAATGGCTCCTGCGTCGTGCAATTTAGTGATGGCGTTAGGGAGGTGCTCTTGCCTGGGGATATTGAAATCGATGCCGAGCAAGCGCTAATTAAACAATATGGCGACTCGCTGAGCAGTGAGCTTCGCAGTAGTGTGTTAGTCGCGCCGCATCACGGCAGTAATACCTCGTCCAGTAACGGCTTTATTAGCGCCGTATCGCCCGATCTGGTTTTCTATCCAGCGGGATTAAATAATCGCTATGGGTTTCCCAAATCTGAGGTGGTGTCTCGTTATGAAAATGCAGGGGTTACTCAGTACAGCCTTGATGTTAATGGCCAGTTAAGCGTGATTTTTGAACAAGATGGCGTAAAAGTGAATAGCTTTCGGTACGATATTTCGCCATTTTGGTACAATAGGGTGTTTGAATTTGGTGTGTTCGGTAATACAGAGTAG
- the msbA gene encoding lipid A export permease/ATP-binding protein MsbA: MTKSSKSEVRAVFARLLTYLIPLKGVLFLSVFGLVLYGLVDATFIYSIKPFIDQGFASNVPSTPGLVSGVDLGLSGGFDSDSDVLMVAPFVVIGLFTLRGLANFLSTYGISYISARMIMDMRQQVFEHYLRLPVSYIDSESSGNLISRVTYDTEQIARASGSALITIVRDGITVVGMLGVMFYNSWKLSLCILVVGPLIGIVITVVSRKFRKVSKQIQTAMGGVTSVTEQMIKGHKNVLVFGGQKTESERFGKVNDDNRSRTMKLAMAQAVSQPLVMVIGSFALAFVLYASSLDSMKADLTAGTFATILAAMLAMLQPIKSLTRVNAEFQRGIAACSTIFEILDTPPEVDNGTYETKRVEGKLCFDKVNFRYNNQEGLALNGVDFSVNPGETLALVGRSGSGKSTIASLITRFYSDLESGDITLDGVSLRDYKLASLRSQVALVSQQVTLINDTIAANIAYAYPGEVTEAQILDAAKLANAYEFIADMPEGIHTQVGENGVMLSGGQRQRIAIARAILRDAPLLVLDEATSALDTESEKAIQGGLDNLRQNRTSIVIAHRLSTIENADMILVIDQGRVVERGSHAELLAKEGIYYNLYQMQFGN; the protein is encoded by the coding sequence ATGACAAAGTCTTCTAAAAGTGAAGTGAGAGCCGTTTTTGCTAGGCTACTGACTTATCTTATTCCCCTTAAAGGGGTGTTGTTTCTATCTGTATTTGGCCTAGTGTTATATGGCCTAGTGGACGCGACATTTATCTATTCCATCAAACCTTTCATCGATCAAGGTTTTGCCAGTAATGTACCCTCTACGCCCGGTTTAGTGAGCGGTGTTGATTTAGGCTTGAGTGGTGGTTTCGACTCTGATAGCGATGTGCTGATGGTTGCGCCCTTTGTCGTTATTGGTCTGTTTACTCTGCGTGGATTGGCGAACTTTTTGTCAACCTATGGTATCTCCTATATTAGTGCGCGGATGATTATGGATATGCGTCAACAAGTGTTTGAGCATTACCTGAGATTGCCTGTGAGTTACATCGACTCCGAAAGCAGCGGCAATCTTATCTCCCGTGTTACCTATGATACCGAGCAAATAGCCAGAGCATCGGGTAGCGCATTAATCACCATAGTGCGTGACGGCATCACGGTTGTTGGCATGTTAGGGGTGATGTTTTACAACTCTTGGAAACTCTCGCTCTGTATCTTGGTTGTCGGCCCATTAATTGGCATAGTGATCACCGTCGTTAGCCGTAAGTTTCGTAAGGTATCAAAGCAGATCCAAACCGCTATGGGTGGTGTTACCTCGGTGACGGAGCAGATGATCAAAGGCCATAAAAATGTATTGGTGTTTGGTGGGCAGAAAACCGAATCGGAACGTTTTGGCAAAGTGAACGATGATAATCGTTCTCGCACCATGAAGCTTGCGATGGCGCAAGCGGTTAGTCAGCCCTTAGTCATGGTCATAGGCTCATTTGCGTTAGCCTTTGTACTTTATGCATCAAGCCTAGATAGCATGAAAGCCGATTTAACCGCAGGTACCTTTGCGACGATCCTTGCGGCGATGTTGGCCATGTTGCAACCGATTAAAAGCTTAACTCGTGTTAATGCAGAATTTCAGCGCGGTATTGCGGCATGTAGCACGATTTTTGAAATTTTAGATACGCCACCAGAAGTCGACAATGGAACCTATGAAACGAAGCGAGTTGAAGGCAAACTCTGTTTTGATAAGGTTAATTTTCGCTATAACAATCAAGAAGGCTTGGCGCTCAATGGGGTTGATTTTAGTGTTAATCCCGGTGAAACGCTGGCTTTAGTGGGCCGCTCAGGTTCTGGGAAGTCAACCATTGCCAGCCTTATTACCCGTTTTTACTCAGATTTAGAGTCTGGGGATATTACCTTAGATGGGGTCAGTCTTCGGGATTACAAACTGGCTTCACTTCGAAGCCAAGTCGCACTGGTTTCGCAGCAAGTGACCTTAATTAATGACACTATCGCGGCCAACATTGCTTATGCCTATCCAGGCGAAGTGACTGAAGCGCAGATTTTGGATGCGGCTAAACTTGCAAACGCTTATGAGTTTATCGCCGATATGCCAGAAGGGATCCATACCCAAGTGGGTGAAAATGGCGTGATGTTATCGGGTGGGCAGCGTCAACGCATCGCTATCGCTCGGGCAATTTTACGCGATGCGCCCTTGCTTGTGTTAGACGAAGCAACCTCTGCGCTGGATACCGAATCTGAAAAAGCGATTCAAGGTGGTTTAGACAACCTGCGTCAAAACCGGACCTCGATTGTCATTGCACATCGTTTATCGACCATTGAGAATGCCGATATGATTTTAGTGATTGATCAAGGCCGAGTGGTTGAGCGGGGTTCTCATGCTGAACTGCTTGCGAAAGAGGGTATCTATTACAACCTTTATCAGATGCAATTTGGTAATTAA
- the lpxK gene encoding tetraacyldisaccharide 4'-kinase has translation MQNFVNRLWYGKPNIGMQLLVWLLLPLSGLFYLVSRFRRLLFKLGIKKAHTLPVPVIVVGNITVGGSGKTPTVIYLIEMLRRHGYLPGVISRGYGVDFSGTREVLPGMSPTEVGDEPAMIVARTQVPMVIGRNRVEAAKALIASRDVNVIISDDGLQHYALNRDIELLVLDGERRFGNAYLLPSGPLREGIWRQKEVDFTLVNGESCRENEFLMQLEPGHWQRVQGSQTDELNSFSIDAESVAIAGIGNPQRFFNTLKQMDIHVDKQHAFDDHQAFLLEDIIAIAGEHQVLMTEKDAVKCREFAKQNWWYLPVDAKIDSRFEQQLIAQLQP, from the coding sequence ATGCAAAATTTTGTCAACCGTCTTTGGTATGGCAAGCCCAATATTGGTATGCAACTGCTTGTTTGGTTGCTATTGCCCTTAAGTGGCTTGTTTTACCTTGTATCTCGTTTTAGACGACTGTTATTTAAGCTCGGGATTAAAAAAGCGCATACATTGCCAGTGCCGGTTATCGTCGTCGGTAATATCACTGTCGGCGGCAGCGGTAAAACCCCAACGGTTATCTATTTAATTGAGATGTTACGCCGTCATGGCTATCTCCCTGGGGTAATAAGCCGTGGTTATGGTGTCGATTTTAGTGGTACTCGAGAGGTGTTACCCGGCATGTCGCCAACAGAGGTTGGTGATGAACCCGCAATGATAGTGGCTCGAACTCAAGTCCCTATGGTCATAGGACGCAATCGTGTCGAGGCGGCAAAGGCGTTAATCGCATCCCGAGATGTGAATGTGATTATCAGCGATGATGGCTTACAGCATTATGCGCTTAATCGTGATATCGAATTACTCGTTCTAGATGGTGAGCGCCGTTTTGGTAATGCTTACTTGTTACCGTCTGGACCATTGCGTGAAGGGATATGGCGGCAAAAAGAGGTTGATTTTACTCTTGTTAATGGTGAAAGTTGCCGTGAGAACGAGTTCTTAATGCAATTAGAACCAGGTCATTGGCAGCGCGTGCAAGGCTCGCAGACAGATGAACTTAACTCTTTTTCAATTGATGCAGAGTCCGTTGCCATCGCGGGTATTGGTAATCCTCAGCGTTTTTTTAATACATTAAAGCAGATGGATATCCATGTCGATAAGCAACACGCTTTCGATGATCATCAAGCATTTCTGCTCGAGGATATAATCGCTATTGCTGGTGAGCATCAGGTACTGATGACCGAGAAAGATGCGGTTAAATGTCGCGAATTTGCAAAGCAAAACTGGTGGTACCTGCCTGTTGATGCCAAGATAGACTCTCGATTTGAACAGCAGCTAATTGCACAGTTACAACCGTAA
- a CDS encoding Trm112 family protein, whose product MAFDKKLLEIVACPVCKGKLEYDKAKQQLICKADRLVYAIDDGIPVLLENKAQPWIEEA is encoded by the coding sequence ATGGCGTTTGATAAGAAACTTTTAGAGATAGTTGCCTGCCCAGTGTGCAAAGGTAAACTTGAATATGATAAAGCAAAGCAACAGCTTATCTGTAAGGCAGATCGTTTAGTTTATGCCATCGATGATGGGATCCCCGTTTTGCTTGAAAATAAAGCTCAGCCTTGGATTGAGGAAGCTTAA
- a CDS encoding lipopolysaccharide kinase InaA family protein, translating to MTKPAIQAVVDQVLAANKGKRVVSFEYEGKTYWLKQTEQLTGAMRLLKSQPGQSLQLEIATLQSLAQKGAPVPELVAFGDNYLVVADVGSPVNHWLDKRSDSDMQAQILKDSAIGLAKLHQKGLAHGRPALRDICWKEGEVSFIDFEANQKDTDIEKQQVRDLLVYIHSLYRYIGPHPELVEPAICAYREAGGESLWQASRVRIRRWQWLNYLIAPLKTIGGKDLRPVYWLLKHFASA from the coding sequence GTGACTAAACCTGCCATACAAGCTGTTGTCGACCAAGTCTTAGCCGCAAACAAGGGTAAAAGAGTGGTTAGCTTTGAGTATGAAGGTAAGACGTATTGGCTGAAGCAAACCGAGCAATTAACTGGTGCCATGCGACTGTTAAAGTCACAGCCCGGTCAGTCTCTGCAGCTGGAAATTGCGACGCTGCAATCATTGGCGCAGAAGGGCGCTCCCGTGCCTGAACTCGTTGCCTTTGGTGACAATTATCTTGTGGTGGCAGATGTAGGAAGCCCTGTAAATCATTGGCTCGATAAGCGCTCTGATAGCGATATGCAGGCACAGATCCTCAAAGACAGCGCGATTGGATTAGCAAAGTTACATCAAAAAGGCTTAGCCCACGGCAGACCCGCGTTACGGGATATCTGCTGGAAAGAGGGCGAAGTGTCATTTATCGATTTTGAAGCTAACCAAAAAGACACAGATATAGAGAAGCAACAGGTAAGAGATCTGTTGGTCTATATTCATAGTCTCTACCGTTATATCGGTCCACATCCTGAGCTGGTTGAACCTGCGATATGTGCCTATCGAGAGGCTGGTGGAGAGTCATTATGGCAAGCCAGTCGAGTTCGGATCCGTCGCTGGCAATGGCTTAATTACCTTATTGCTCCGCTTAAAACCATAGGCGGAAAAGATCTCCGCCCGGTTTATTGGTTACTTAAACACTTTGCCAGTGCCTAG
- a CDS encoding MBL fold metallo-hydrolase yields the protein MTKLISAIPCVSLLGCCFLLGNGAFATDDRFANVEIVSQQLSPNTYMFTGSGGNIGVSAGQDGIIIIDNQFAPLAGKISAALHTIQPGLPRYVVNTHYHGDHTGGNNTFGVSSTIFAHSNVLKRLANNDKYTQSALPSITYEQGTSIHFNGDILHLIHLGAGHTDGDSVVLWDDKSVVHMGDLFFKDKWPYVDLEAGGSVKGYRDSVANIINRIDNDTKVIPGHGSLATKNDLIRFKHILDGSINWMESQLIKAKSLETLKQDGLPENLQGWGWNFISDERWIETLYQDLSSKKL from the coding sequence ATGACCAAACTCATTTCCGCCATTCCTTGTGTTAGTCTACTTGGATGCTGTTTTTTGCTAGGAAACGGCGCATTCGCCACTGACGATAGATTTGCCAATGTCGAAATAGTAAGCCAGCAACTCAGTCCCAATACCTATATGTTTACGGGATCGGGCGGAAATATCGGCGTCTCTGCTGGGCAAGATGGCATTATCATTATCGATAACCAATTCGCACCACTTGCAGGCAAAATTAGTGCGGCTCTCCACACGATTCAACCAGGCTTACCCCGCTATGTAGTCAACACCCATTATCATGGCGATCATACTGGAGGCAACAATACCTTTGGTGTCAGCAGCACCATTTTCGCACACAGTAATGTACTTAAGCGTCTAGCAAACAACGATAAATACACCCAATCCGCACTGCCAAGCATTACTTATGAACAAGGGACTTCTATCCATTTTAATGGGGATATTTTACATCTTATCCATCTTGGCGCCGGCCATACCGATGGCGATAGCGTTGTGCTGTGGGATGATAAATCCGTCGTGCATATGGGCGATCTATTCTTTAAAGATAAATGGCCCTATGTGGACTTGGAAGCTGGCGGTTCAGTGAAAGGCTATCGTGACAGTGTGGCTAACATCATTAACCGAATTGATAATGACACTAAAGTGATCCCAGGGCATGGTTCGCTCGCGACGAAAAATGACCTCATTCGCTTTAAACATATACTCGATGGATCCATTAACTGGATGGAGAGCCAGTTAATAAAGGCAAAATCGTTAGAGACGCTCAAACAAGATGGTCTACCAGAGAACTTACAGGGTTGGGGATGGAATTTTATTTCCGACGAGCGTTGGATTGAAACCTTATATCAAGACCTTTCGAGTAAGAAACTTTAA